A stretch of Balnearium lithotrophicum DNA encodes these proteins:
- a CDS encoding DUF3108 domain-containing protein, producing MLTGKLLKKVIAFTVTVTLCLSFKAYSSNYKPEIVISKEPSNYDFDGEVLKYRLYWTIFHVADSESKVERIGEGRLKIWGRASTAGIASWFQRISDEGYSIWNEKTLCPERTYIFQKEGDYERNRVYTYDLRRKIVKYEKIHPKKKKVQIKFIKIPFLPFEDIVTATFFFRKYGIFKVGKTTVFPLFAGGRFQNVSFKVVDKRKIDTLFGKIEAYKVIPSNNLSPEGAFKRKGKVVFWFSADERHIPIKVVAEVAIGSVSAVLVKAKGKNFDLEKEMEKKKRENLIEKLMSGEFGGE from the coding sequence ATGCTTACAGGGAAGCTGTTAAAGAAGGTTATCGCTTTTACAGTTACGGTGACGCTATGTTTATCGTTTAAGGCGTACAGTTCAAATTATAAACCTGAAATTGTTATCTCAAAAGAACCTTCAAACTACGACTTTGACGGAGAGGTTTTAAAGTATCGTCTCTACTGGACAATATTTCACGTTGCAGATTCTGAATCGAAAGTTGAGAGGATAGGTGAAGGAAGGCTTAAAATTTGGGGAAGGGCTTCCACTGCGGGAATTGCATCGTGGTTTCAGAGGATATCAGATGAAGGGTACTCAATCTGGAACGAAAAAACATTATGTCCAGAAAGAACCTACATATTTCAAAAGGAGGGGGACTACGAGAGGAACAGGGTTTACACCTACGATTTGAGAAGAAAAATTGTAAAGTACGAAAAGATTCACCCCAAGAAGAAGAAAGTTCAGATAAAGTTTATAAAAATTCCCTTTCTTCCCTTTGAGGACATAGTAACGGCAACTTTCTTTTTCAGAAAGTACGGGATATTTAAGGTTGGAAAAACAACAGTTTTTCCTCTTTTTGCAGGAGGGAGGTTTCAGAACGTAAGCTTCAAAGTTGTAGATAAGAGAAAGATAGATACACTGTTTGGGAAGATAGAAGCCTACAAGGTTATTCCATCAAACAACCTGTCACCTGAGGGAGCCTTCAAGAGAAAGGGAAAGGTGGTTTTCTGGTTCTCTGCCGATGAGAGGCACATTCCGATAAAGGTTGTTGCTGAAGTTGCAATAGGGAGTGTAAGTGCTGTTTTAGTAAAGGCAAAGGGAAAGAACTTTGACTTAGAGAAGGAGATGGAGAAAAAAAAGAGAGAGAATTTAATTGAAAAGTTAATGAGTGGAGAATTTGGAGGTGAGTGA
- a CDS encoding NUDIX domain-containing protein, which produces MPFQPKTPYLAVDGIINIQSEDGKFEGIVLIERKYPPVGLALPGGFVEVGESVERALLREMKEETGLDVVALRQFRVYSDPERDPRFHVVSVVFECVARGIPRGSDDAKVARIYRYDEVPLDKLVFDHSEILRDYLSDKSAVFRGI; this is translated from the coding sequence ATGCCATTTCAACCTAAAACTCCTTACTTGGCAGTCGATGGAATTATAAATATTCAGAGTGAAGATGGAAAATTTGAGGGTATCGTTCTAATAGAGAGGAAGTATCCTCCGGTTGGTTTGGCCCTCCCCGGCGGGTTTGTTGAAGTTGGGGAGAGTGTAGAGAGAGCTCTCTTGAGGGAGATGAAGGAGGAAACGGGACTTGATGTTGTAGCATTGAGGCAGTTTAGAGTTTACTCCGACCCTGAAAGGGACCCTAGGTTCCACGTGGTTTCCGTTGTATTTGAGTGTGTTGCGAGGGGTATTCCAAGGGGTAGTGACGATGCAAAGGTAGCGAGGATTTACAGGTACGATGAAGTTCCACTTGATAAGTTGGTCTTTGACCATTCAGAAATCCTAAGGGATTACCTTTCAGACAAAAGTGCGGTGTTTAGGGGGATTTAA
- the glmU gene encoding bifunctional UDP-N-acetylglucosamine diphosphorylase/glucosamine-1-phosphate N-acetyltransferase GlmU, with protein sequence MDFKVVILAAGKGTRFKSKFPKVLHRILGKPMLWYVLRSALESGASEVVVVTGHRRELVEDFIRSEFPNVKVAVQEKQLGTGHAVLSTYEYLKDYGGKLVVLNGDMPLIKSEDIRRMAETNGDMAVLTAVTENPKGYGRIIEENGEVVRIVEEKDASEEERKIRKVNTGVYSFDSKKLFEALREVRNENSQREYYLTDVLEIFKKKGYKVVEVVTDNFSSVMGVNNRYELSVAEREIQRRIVKELQLSGVTIHNPETAYIEPDVEVGRDTEIFAPVFIRGRTKIGNNCYIGAFSDIGDSEIGDEVTVESHCWMRGALLRKGASVGPFAKLRPGTVLDEGAKIGTFVETKKAHLERGAKANHLTYLGDCRVGENTNIGAGTITCNYDGFKKWFTDIGKNVFVGSNTIFIAPVKVGDWSITAAGSVINRDVPENSLAVARAKQVNYPGKAERIREKLKKRAEDEHSSKDS encoded by the coding sequence ATGGATTTCAAAGTTGTAATCCTTGCAGCTGGAAAGGGAACCAGATTTAAATCGAAGTTCCCAAAGGTTCTCCATAGGATACTTGGAAAACCGATGCTCTGGTACGTTTTGAGGTCTGCATTAGAATCTGGAGCCTCCGAAGTAGTTGTTGTTACAGGTCATAGGAGAGAGTTGGTTGAGGATTTTATAAGGAGCGAGTTCCCTAACGTCAAAGTGGCCGTTCAGGAAAAACAGTTAGGCACTGGACATGCAGTTCTCTCAACGTACGAGTACTTAAAGGATTACGGTGGAAAATTGGTCGTCTTGAACGGGGATATGCCTCTAATTAAAAGTGAAGACATAAGGAGAATGGCGGAAACTAACGGAGATATGGCCGTTTTAACTGCTGTGACCGAAAATCCTAAGGGCTATGGGAGAATTATTGAGGAAAATGGAGAGGTGGTAAGAATTGTTGAAGAGAAGGATGCAAGTGAGGAAGAGAGGAAAATAAGAAAAGTAAACACCGGTGTTTACTCCTTTGATTCTAAGAAGCTTTTTGAGGCTCTAAGGGAGGTAAGGAACGAAAATTCTCAGAGAGAGTACTACTTAACAGATGTTCTTGAGATTTTTAAGAAAAAGGGTTACAAAGTTGTTGAAGTTGTAACCGATAACTTCTCCTCCGTCATGGGGGTAAACAACAGGTACGAGCTTTCAGTTGCAGAGAGGGAGATTCAGAGGAGAATTGTTAAGGAGCTCCAGCTGTCGGGAGTAACCATCCACAATCCAGAAACTGCCTACATTGAGCCAGATGTTGAAGTAGGTAGGGATACAGAAATATTTGCTCCCGTCTTTATAAGGGGAAGGACCAAAATAGGAAACAACTGTTACATAGGAGCATTCTCCGATATAGGGGATTCAGAAATAGGTGATGAGGTTACAGTTGAGAGCCACTGCTGGATGAGGGGAGCTCTTTTAAGGAAGGGAGCAAGTGTTGGGCCATTTGCAAAGCTCAGACCAGGAACTGTTTTGGATGAAGGGGCAAAGATTGGAACTTTTGTTGAGACAAAAAAGGCTCACCTTGAAAGGGGAGCAAAGGCCAACCACCTGACCTACTTAGGTGACTGTAGAGTAGGAGAGAACACAAATATTGGAGCTGGAACGATTACCTGTAACTACGATGGATTTAAAAAGTGGTTTACGGATATTGGTAAGAACGTTTTCGTTGGGAGCAATACGATTTTTATAGCTCCTGTAAAAGTGGGGGACTGGTCAATTACGGCTGCAGGTTCTGTTATTAACAGGGACGTTCCTGAAAATTCACTGGCGGTGGCAAGGGCTAAACAGGTTAACTACCCTGGCAAGGCTGAAAGGATAAGGGAAAAACTCAAAAAGAGGGCTGAAGATGAACATTCTTCAAAGGATAGTTGA
- the trpC gene encoding indole-3-glycerol phosphate synthase TrpC, with protein MNILQRIVEYKKREIEEVKKNFNIPVLIDEAERREVPFNFKEALSKEGINIIAEVKKASPSKGVIREDFNPVEIAKAYERGGAAAVSVLTDKEFFQGSPRYLVEVAESVNLPVLRKDFIVDEFQIYGAKTLKASSFLLIVSILSDSQLKDFIELGRELGMEPLVETHDEWEVERALKAGAEIVGVNNRDLKTFNVSLSTTLRLLPLIKEEGKIAVSESGIKGKGDIIKLKEAGVDAFLIGETLMRSENPEEVLKSWLS; from the coding sequence ATGAACATTCTTCAAAGGATAGTTGAGTACAAAAAGAGGGAGATTGAAGAGGTAAAAAAGAATTTCAACATACCCGTCCTTATAGACGAGGCTGAAAGGAGAGAAGTTCCCTTCAATTTTAAGGAGGCCCTTTCGAAAGAGGGAATTAACATAATTGCCGAAGTTAAAAAAGCTTCACCCTCAAAGGGAGTTATAAGGGAAGATTTCAACCCTGTTGAGATAGCAAAGGCCTACGAGAGAGGAGGAGCTGCTGCTGTATCTGTTTTGACTGACAAGGAATTCTTTCAAGGTTCTCCAAGGTATTTGGTTGAGGTTGCAGAAAGTGTTAATCTGCCTGTCTTGAGGAAGGATTTCATAGTAGATGAATTTCAAATTTACGGTGCAAAGACTTTAAAGGCATCCTCATTCCTCCTGATTGTTTCAATACTGTCCGATTCTCAACTTAAGGACTTTATAGAACTTGGTAGGGAACTTGGAATGGAGCCTTTGGTTGAGACCCACGATGAGTGGGAGGTGGAGAGAGCTCTAAAGGCAGGTGCAGAGATAGTGGGAGTAAACAACAGGGACCTAAAAACGTTCAACGTCTCCCTCTCAACAACACTAAGGCTCCTACCCTTAATAAAGGAAGAGGGGAAGATTGCCGTTTCCGAGAGTGGAATAAAGGGGAAGGGGGACATAATTAAACTTAAAGAGGCAGGAGTGGATGCCTTCCTCATTGGAGAAACGTTGATGAGAAGTGAAAATCCTGAGGAGGTTCTAAAAAGTTGGCTTTCTTGA
- a CDS encoding redoxin domain-containing protein: MIPKKRPVRKQIPKNVPIPKLKGEKIQPKPYSIEINKILAPDFSIPVKNRKISKEEFNGNNIIVVFVDSLFSPFTEALASKVEKLNLKRTKFIIISVNDSDFAFVETFKKLLHIKKTIVSADSYVFKQFKSKIKEISVPSMLIIDKYGFIRYFSPHIEGENTEKLVLELNELLKSLNKEKKG; the protein is encoded by the coding sequence TTGATTCCCAAAAAGAGACCTGTTCGGAAGCAGATTCCCAAGAATGTTCCTATTCCTAAATTAAAAGGAGAAAAGATCCAACCAAAACCATACTCTATAGAGATAAACAAAATTTTAGCTCCCGACTTTTCTATACCAGTCAAGAATAGGAAAATCTCCAAAGAGGAGTTTAATGGAAACAATATCATTGTAGTTTTTGTTGATAGTCTCTTTTCTCCATTTACAGAAGCATTAGCATCCAAAGTTGAAAAACTTAATTTGAAAAGGACAAAATTTATTATTATCAGTGTCAATGATTCAGACTTTGCTTTTGTAGAAACTTTTAAGAAATTACTTCACATCAAGAAGACGATAGTAAGTGCAGATAGCTATGTTTTTAAACAGTTTAAGAGTAAAATTAAGGAAATTTCTGTTCCATCAATGCTAATAATTGATAAATATGGCTTTATAAGATACTTCTCTCCTCATATAGAAGGGGAGAACACGGAAAAATTAGTTTTAGAGCTTAACGAACTTTTGAAGTCATTAAACAAGGAAAAAAAAGGATAA
- the rpmB gene encoding 50S ribosomal protein L28, translated as MARCAICGKTSIFINQVSHSHRVSSKKQKANLQKVKAVVNGEKKRIWVCTKCLKAGKVQKAI; from the coding sequence ATGGCAAGATGTGCTATATGTGGAAAGACAAGTATCTTTATTAATCAGGTTAGCCACTCTCACAGGGTTTCAAGCAAAAAGCAGAAGGCAAACCTTCAAAAGGTAAAGGCTGTAGTTAATGGAGAGAAGAAGAGAATCTGGGTGTGTACTAAGTGTCTTAAAGCCGGAAAAGTTCAAAAAGCAATTTAG
- a CDS encoding IS481 family transposase, translating into MKQLKKFKGASLHISNTPFRKTIKRGTKIKTKLDLTKDPNVRKRLKWIQHYEKHQNARLTCRYFGISPTTFYKWKNRYKKYGLEGLKDRNKRPHRVRQPQIEPELELLIITVREKFPTWSKEKISVFIEKYLDIKVSPSTIYRVLKRNNLIERTRKLTWNFKKRKQVGKKNRTRRGLRADKPGTVLIDVKYLYWCGKTFYQFTAIDKFTRIGFAKIYSTKSSRSGKRFFQELEKFLPFKIEKVQTDNGSEFIGELEDYLKERGIEHYFSYPRSPKTNAHVERFIQTVEKELWMIEGTEPTVDEMNRKLFRYLSFYNFVRPHQGLGYKTPVEKFEEYIKKLQGVHHVLNENNVLKL; encoded by the coding sequence ATGAAACAATTAAAGAAATTCAAAGGAGCATCCCTGCACATATCAAATACACCCTTCAGAAAAACAATCAAAAGAGGAACGAAAATAAAAACAAAACTCGACCTAACAAAAGACCCAAACGTGAGAAAAAGACTTAAATGGATTCAACATTACGAAAAACACCAAAATGCAAGACTAACCTGCAGATACTTCGGAATAAGTCCAACTACCTTCTACAAATGGAAAAATAGATACAAAAAGTACGGTTTAGAAGGCCTCAAAGACAGAAACAAAAGACCCCACAGAGTAAGACAACCTCAGATAGAACCAGAACTTGAACTTCTCATAATCACAGTGAGGGAAAAATTCCCTACCTGGAGCAAAGAAAAAATATCAGTCTTTATAGAAAAGTACCTCGACATAAAAGTCTCTCCTTCAACCATCTACAGAGTTTTAAAGAGAAACAATCTGATAGAAAGAACCAGAAAACTCACATGGAACTTTAAGAAAAGAAAACAAGTAGGGAAAAAGAACCGCACCAGAAGAGGACTTAGAGCCGATAAACCCGGAACAGTCCTCATAGACGTCAAATACCTCTACTGGTGCGGAAAAACCTTCTACCAATTCACAGCTATAGATAAATTCACCAGAATAGGCTTTGCAAAGATTTATTCTACAAAAAGCAGCAGGAGTGGGAAACGATTCTTTCAAGAACTTGAAAAGTTTCTTCCCTTCAAAATAGAAAAGGTTCAAACTGACAACGGAAGTGAGTTTATAGGAGAGTTAGAGGATTACCTTAAGGAGAGGGGAATAGAACACTACTTCAGCTATCCGAGGTCTCCCAAGACCAATGCACATGTTGAAAGGTTCATACAGACGGTGGAGAAGGAACTGTGGATGATAGAAGGGACTGAGCCGACAGTTGATGAAATGAACAGGAAACTATTTAGGTATCTAAGCTTTTACAACTTCGTTAGGCCTCATCAAGGTCTTGGTTATAAGACTCCAGTAGAGAAGTTTGAGGAATATATTAAAAAACTCCAGGGTGTCCACCATGTATTGAACGAGAACAATGTGTTGAAACTTTGA
- a CDS encoding 4Fe-4S dicluster domain-containing protein, translating to MIELEYESQVWEEEAKRCLGCGTCTNVCPTCFCYSSVDIPSIDGRTVSRIEFTTSCQYPYYSLVAGGHYFKPKRSDRFKHRYYHKFVGYPYQVGKFGCVGCGRCSAECPAKISIVQTLKKLKGEGNEEGVRKVTDETITTRPV from the coding sequence GTGATAGAACTTGAGTACGAGTCACAAGTTTGGGAGGAGGAAGCGAAAAGGTGTCTCGGATGTGGAACCTGCACCAACGTATGTCCAACTTGTTTCTGTTACTCCTCTGTCGATATCCCAAGTATCGATGGAAGAACTGTCTCAAGGATTGAGTTCACAACCTCATGTCAGTATCCATACTACTCCTTAGTAGCCGGTGGACACTACTTCAAGCCAAAACGTTCAGATAGGTTTAAGCACAGGTACTACCACAAGTTTGTAGGTTACCCATACCAAGTAGGTAAATTCGGCTGTGTGGGGTGTGGAAGGTGCTCTGCTGAGTGTCCAGCAAAAATCAGCATAGTCCAAACACTTAAAAAGTTAAAGGGAGAGGGTAATGAAGAAGGAGTTCGAAAAGTTACTGACGAAACCATTACCACAAGACCCGTTTAA
- a CDS encoding FAD/NAD(P)-binding protein, which translates to MKKEFEKLLTKPLPQDPFKPQKVLITDVEDLAPDHKKFSFVFTDDELNEKWNHTPGQFVMITVPKAGEIPISICSSPTRKGTIELTVRKVGRKTEVLHRMRPGDFAAIRGPYGNGFPVEIMQGHNVLIIAGGLGIAPLRSLIWYILDRRQLFKEVYILYGTRNFESVLYKEELRRLRERKDVKCIYILDRIENEEDRRWTEREGLLTEVISEVKLNPEETYVAVCGPPVAYRFIGKELLKNGYPESQIFVSLERKMECGIGKCGHCQIGYKFACIDGPVFPLWDTKNLPEMI; encoded by the coding sequence ATGAAGAAGGAGTTCGAAAAGTTACTGACGAAACCATTACCACAAGACCCGTTTAAACCACAAAAGGTTCTTATAACTGACGTTGAAGATTTGGCTCCAGACCACAAGAAATTTTCCTTTGTATTTACAGATGATGAACTCAATGAAAAGTGGAATCACACTCCCGGACAGTTCGTAATGATTACAGTTCCAAAAGCCGGAGAAATCCCAATATCTATCTGTTCCTCTCCCACGAGGAAAGGAACTATCGAACTAACAGTACGGAAGGTAGGAAGGAAAACAGAAGTTTTACACAGAATGAGACCCGGGGATTTCGCTGCAATAAGGGGTCCCTATGGAAACGGTTTTCCAGTGGAAATAATGCAGGGACATAACGTTCTAATTATTGCAGGAGGATTGGGAATAGCTCCTCTCCGTTCACTCATTTGGTACATCTTGGACAGGAGACAGCTTTTTAAAGAAGTTTACATCCTCTACGGAACGAGAAACTTTGAATCTGTCCTTTATAAGGAAGAACTCAGGAGATTAAGAGAAAGAAAGGACGTTAAATGTATCTACATCCTTGACAGAATTGAAAATGAGGAAGATAGGAGATGGACCGAGAGGGAGGGGCTTTTAACAGAGGTCATTTCTGAAGTTAAACTAAATCCGGAGGAAACCTACGTTGCAGTCTGCGGACCTCCTGTAGCCTATCGGTTTATAGGGAAGGAACTTCTCAAAAACGGATATCCGGAAAGTCAAATATTTGTTTCCCTTGAGAGGAAAATGGAGTGTGGAATAGGTAAGTGCGGTCACTGCCAAATCGGATACAAGTTCGCCTGTATTGATGGTCCCGTTTTTCCCCTTTGGGATACAAAAAATCTCCCGGAGATGATCTGA
- a CDS encoding Ni/Fe hydrogenase subunit alpha, whose translation MRKEVNINHLTRVEGHGAVSIVFENDRLKEIKLRFTEGPRFFEYITRERLFTEVPKIVSRICGICYVSHRLASCFAIEDAFKAGIPDEIKLLRELLTVGEFLESHALHLYFLVLPDFMGYGSTLEMANDYPNVVKRGFFIKDVGNRIMKIIGGKTVHGENIVPGGFESIPKKEELEEIRELLYRVIPEIEATISLFDSFNYEKTNKEHSLRLCIDSEKFSLIGDKLFLSDGTLFTKREYEIFVEEKVSDYSTAKYSTIKGKPYLIGPLSRVNHYIEKFSGEVKKRIQTLKNRFPTDNTLLANLSRAIEMLELSYQGLDIVEDLLKSYPFTGKVKLHPKKGTGYGVKEAPRGTLYHRYTFDEEGRCIGANIITPTAQLQSVIEKDLKELIELYPELNDSELKKKAEILVRAYDP comes from the coding sequence ATGAGAAAGGAAGTAAACATAAATCACCTAACGAGAGTTGAAGGTCACGGAGCTGTCAGCATTGTTTTCGAAAATGATAGATTGAAGGAGATAAAGCTGAGATTTACAGAAGGACCAAGGTTTTTTGAGTACATTACGAGGGAAAGGTTATTCACCGAAGTTCCAAAGATTGTTTCAAGAATATGTGGAATATGCTACGTATCTCACCGATTGGCCTCCTGTTTTGCAATCGAGGATGCCTTTAAGGCAGGTATTCCTGACGAAATAAAACTTCTTCGGGAACTCCTCACAGTAGGGGAATTCCTGGAAAGCCACGCTCTACACCTTTATTTCCTTGTCCTTCCAGATTTTATGGGGTACGGTTCAACTTTGGAAATGGCCAACGACTATCCCAACGTGGTTAAGAGGGGATTTTTCATAAAGGACGTTGGAAACAGAATAATGAAGATAATAGGAGGAAAAACGGTCCACGGGGAGAATATCGTTCCTGGGGGATTTGAATCAATACCTAAAAAGGAGGAACTTGAAGAAATTAGAGAGCTTCTCTACAGGGTGATTCCGGAGATAGAAGCAACTATCTCCTTATTTGATTCTTTCAACTATGAAAAAACTAACAAAGAACACTCTTTAAGACTGTGCATAGACTCTGAGAAATTTTCCCTTATTGGGGACAAACTGTTCCTTTCCGATGGAACTCTTTTTACAAAGAGGGAGTACGAAATTTTTGTTGAGGAAAAGGTATCGGATTACAGTACTGCTAAGTACTCCACAATAAAGGGAAAACCTTATCTCATAGGTCCACTATCAAGGGTAAATCACTACATTGAGAAGTTTTCAGGAGAGGTAAAGAAGAGAATACAAACTCTCAAAAACAGATTTCCCACCGACAATACGCTACTTGCAAACCTATCGAGAGCTATTGAGATGTTGGAACTCTCCTATCAGGGTTTGGATATAGTTGAGGATTTGCTCAAAAGCTACCCATTTACAGGAAAGGTAAAGCTCCATCCAAAAAAGGGAACGGGCTACGGAGTAAAGGAGGCTCCTCGAGGAACCCTTTACCACAGGTACACGTTTGACGAAGAGGGAAGGTGCATCGGTGCCAACATCATAACTCCAACAGCTCAACTTCAGTCGGTGATAGAGAAGGATTTGAAGGAACTCATAGAACTCTATCCAGAACTTAATGACAGTGAACTTAAAAAGAAAGCAGAAATCCTTGTAAGGGCCTACGACCCGTGA
- a CDS encoding Crp/Fnr family transcriptional regulator: MVKTSLVNECKLFSTFNEKEKEVLSEFLNEVSFKKGEALFEEGSGADEFFFIRKGKIGLYRNDNFGNLTKVAEVHGGVPLGECAFFLGTPHSLRAIAEDDVRALSLSREKYELLKSNYPQLAIKLIEIINGIVSERLKEEDKKFADIFCFFRVGGQGWRR; this comes from the coding sequence ATGGTTAAGACATCTCTTGTGAACGAATGTAAGCTCTTTTCAACTTTTAACGAAAAAGAGAAGGAAGTACTATCGGAGTTTCTTAATGAGGTCTCTTTTAAAAAGGGAGAAGCCCTCTTTGAAGAGGGCAGTGGAGCAGATGAATTTTTCTTCATAAGGAAAGGGAAGATAGGTCTATACCGAAACGATAACTTTGGAAATCTAACAAAGGTAGCTGAAGTTCACGGAGGAGTTCCTTTAGGGGAGTGTGCCTTCTTCCTTGGAACACCACACTCACTTAGAGCTATAGCAGAAGATGATGTTAGGGCTCTCTCGCTTTCAAGAGAGAAGTACGAACTTCTAAAGAGTAACTATCCCCAACTTGCAATAAAGTTAATTGAAATCATTAATGGAATTGTTTCTGAAAGGCTTAAAGAGGAGGATAAGAAGTTTGCAGATATATTCTGCTTTTTTAGGGTTGGAGGACAAGGATGGAGAAGATAG
- a CDS encoding proton-conducting transporter membrane subunit: MEKIVGMLIVVPWILSVLVFLSSNHRLRQFITFLSLPLLTGLSYIVWNSHLPIFIETPDWMETAVTVFDYLLLGYFLLQGVRFKNFLVFILVIFQVFLLTWALLILPHSETPSIYVDKLTVFFYFLVSIVGSIICIYATKYMEQEDLSRENRFVSVLLWFLGVMNFIVSVNNIEWFFALFETTTLASYVLIRFRWDEVSIKNALRALWMNQIGGVAILLSILFAVKYYGTFFFTDFLKLGIPTASMIPFGFLSISALVKGAQMPFHRWLLGAMVAPTPVSAILHSATMVKVAPYLILRLSPVIKGTLLAKLLIVTTGFVFVAAGLLALTQENFKRILAYSTISLLGLMMLTASIGSPVAVTASLLLILFHGIVKALLFLEAGIMEKEFNAKYIEDMRRLVERAPITVLFIVLGFMNMTLVPYGIFVAKWITLEEACNFLYHGAYIASVILITVGGVILTVLYFKVIGVISRKRGEFVSFKLEKLPLTYLLTTSTYLTLAILGSIFIAHLSTDFISPIVKEITHEIPMIEAKGLTLTTPYSKLFGWQIVGAILLLIIVPLLAYFIHFRADKIYEYTCGENLQLRIGTYDFVCISKLEPFVETISIAFFILTLILGGGLV; the protein is encoded by the coding sequence ATGGAGAAGATAGTTGGAATGTTAATAGTTGTTCCTTGGATTCTATCTGTTTTAGTTTTTCTCTCATCCAACCACAGGTTGAGACAATTTATAACCTTTTTGTCCCTTCCTCTACTTACAGGCCTATCGTACATCGTATGGAATTCTCACCTTCCCATTTTTATTGAAACACCTGATTGGATGGAAACAGCAGTCACTGTATTTGATTATCTACTACTCGGTTATTTTCTACTCCAGGGAGTAAGATTTAAAAATTTCTTAGTCTTTATTCTTGTCATATTCCAAGTATTCCTACTTACGTGGGCTCTTCTAATACTGCCCCATTCAGAAACACCTTCAATCTATGTTGATAAGCTGACAGTCTTCTTCTACTTTTTGGTTTCAATTGTCGGTTCAATCATCTGTATATACGCAACAAAGTATATGGAACAGGAGGACTTAAGTAGGGAAAATAGGTTTGTATCAGTGCTTCTCTGGTTTTTAGGGGTTATGAACTTTATAGTCTCTGTTAATAACATCGAATGGTTCTTTGCACTGTTTGAAACAACAACTCTCGCTTCCTACGTCTTAATCAGGTTTAGATGGGATGAAGTATCCATTAAAAATGCTCTTAGAGCTCTCTGGATGAACCAGATTGGAGGAGTAGCCATCCTCCTCTCCATACTTTTTGCAGTCAAATACTATGGAACGTTTTTCTTTACAGATTTCCTTAAGTTAGGAATTCCTACTGCTTCTATGATTCCCTTTGGATTTCTCTCAATTTCTGCCCTTGTAAAGGGAGCTCAAATGCCCTTTCACAGGTGGCTGTTGGGAGCTATGGTAGCTCCAACTCCCGTTAGTGCAATTCTCCACTCAGCCACAATGGTGAAGGTTGCTCCCTATCTGATACTCAGACTCTCACCTGTAATAAAGGGGACCCTCCTTGCCAAACTTCTCATTGTGACGACGGGATTTGTATTTGTAGCGGCCGGCCTTCTGGCTCTAACTCAGGAAAATTTTAAGAGGATTCTTGCCTACTCAACAATTTCCCTGTTGGGCCTCATGATGCTAACTGCAAGTATTGGAAGCCCCGTTGCTGTTACAGCATCCCTCCTTTTGATTCTTTTCCACGGAATAGTAAAAGCCCTTCTCTTTTTGGAAGCTGGAATTATGGAGAAGGAGTTTAATGCAAAGTACATAGAGGATATGAGGAGGCTTGTAGAGAGAGCTCCTATCACCGTTCTTTTTATTGTGCTTGGTTTTATGAATATGACACTTGTTCCGTATGGAATATTTGTAGCAAAGTGGATAACGCTTGAGGAAGCCTGTAATTTCCTCTACCACGGGGCGTACATAGCGTCTGTTATCCTCATAACTGTTGGAGGGGTTATCTTAACTGTCCTTTACTTTAAAGTTATAGGTGTAATTTCAAGGAAAAGAGGTGAGTTTGTAAGCTTTAAATTGGAGAAGCTTCCGCTAACGTATCTTTTAACTACAAGCACCTATTTAACACTTGCCATCTTGGGTTCAATCTTCATAGCTCACCTCAGTACAGACTTTATATCCCCAATAGTAAAGGAGATTACACATGAAATTCCTATGATAGAAGCAAAAGGCCTCACCCTCACTACTCCCTACTCAAAATTATTCGGCTGGCAGATTGTTGGAGCAATACTTTTACTGATAATTGTTCCTCTACTGGCCTACTTCATTCACTTTAGAGCAGACAAAATATACGAGTATACATGTGGGGAAAACCTCCAGTTAAGAATTGGAACCTATGATTTTGTATGTATCTCAAAACTTGAGCCATTTGTAGAAACAATATCTATTGCCTTTTTCATCCTCACTCTCATTTTAGGAGGAGGACTGGTATGA